The Blastocatellia bacterium genomic interval GCGTGATTCACGTCATTGACTCGGTGATTCTACCCAAGTAAACGCCGAGCGGTTCACGGCTCATGAGAGGTCATATCGAGTGACTTCAGTGAATAGCTTAATCTTGATCTGAGGTATCGTGTGGAAAATCGGTTGCAGATTGACACACGCGGCGAAGTGGCAGGGCTGATCGTATCGCTCATGCTCTGTCTGGCAGTGGCGAGCATGGGGTCTCGGTTCACGATACCTCAGATTGATAGTTGGTACGCGGCGCTGCGCAAGCCGAGTTGGACGCCTCCCAACTGGTTATTCGGGCCGGTATGGCTGGCGCTCTACGTGGGCATGGCGGTTTCAAGCTGGCTGGTTTGGCGCGAGCGAGGTTTTTCGGGCGCTGCGTTACCACTGTTTGTATTCGCGGTTCAACTGGCATTGAATGCCGCGTGGTCTGCGCTGTTTTTTGGGCTTCAGAATCCTGCTGCTGCGCTTGTGGACATCGTGTTGCTCTGGTTCGCGATCTTGCTCACGGCTGTTTTATTCTGGCCGATCAACGCGTGGGCTGCTGCGCTGATGATCCCATATCTGTTATGGGTATCATTTGCGGCGGCGTTGAACTTCCAGATTTGGAGGATGAATAGATGAGCGAGCCGAGTAGCTATTTGATCTTGGGCGCGACAGGCGGCATCGGGTCGGCCTTGTGCCGACGGCTGGCTGCCAAGGGCGCGCGCCTTGTGCTGGCTGCGCGGGATGAGCAGCGGCTACGCCGGTTGGCTGAGGAGTTGGGCGCCTGCGCGGTGGCGCTTGATGCGACACAATCCGATCAAATAGAAAATTGCTTCGCTCAAGCAGTAGCCGCGTATGGTCGGATTGACGGCGTCGCCAACTGTGTCGGATCGTTGCTGCTGAAGCCGGCTCATTTGACGACCGATGCTGAATGGTCGGCGACGCTGGCGACTAACCTGACATCGGCCTTTTTGACAGTTCGCGCAGCAGCCCGCGCGATGATGCAAACGGGCGGGTCAGTTGTTTTAGTCTCGTCGGCTGTCTCGCAAGTTGGCATGGCCAATCACGAAGCGATTGCTGCCGCCAAGGCCGGGATTGTTGGGTTGACGCTCTCGGCGGCAGCTTCCTATGCGTCGCGTGGTATCCGCGTCAATTGTGTCGCGCCGGGTTTGGTGCGCACACCGCTCACGGCTCGACTAACCGGGAATGAAGCGTCACTAAAAGCCTCGGTGGCCATGCACGCGCTTGGCCGAATTGGAGAACCGTCTGACGTTGCCGCTGCGATTGAGTGGTTGCTTGATCCGGCACAAAGCTGGGTGACGGCGCAGGTGCTCGGCGTTGATGGAGGGCTGGCTCGTGTTCGACCACGGCCTGGTTGAATGACGCTCATGAGTACAGTGCCTGACATTCGCATAGAGACGTGCAACAACGCCCCGGTCAATGGTGACGGCGAGTTCGTTCTCTACTGGATGATCGCCAATCGCCGACTGCGCTGGAATTTCAGCTTGCAGCGAGCGGTGCAGTGGGCGCGTCAGCTCAATAAACCGCTTG includes:
- a CDS encoding SDR family oxidoreductase, encoding MSEPSSYLILGATGGIGSALCRRLAAKGARLVLAARDEQRLRRLAEELGACAVALDATQSDQIENCFAQAVAAYGRIDGVANCVGSLLLKPAHLTTDAEWSATLATNLTSAFLTVRAAARAMMQTGGSVVLVSSAVSQVGMANHEAIAAAKAGIVGLTLSAAASYASRGIRVNCVAPGLVRTPLTARLTGNEASLKASVAMHALGRIGEPSDVAAAIEWLLDPAQSWVTAQVLGVDGGLARVRPRPG
- a CDS encoding tryptophan-rich sensory protein is translated as MLCLAVASMGSRFTIPQIDSWYAALRKPSWTPPNWLFGPVWLALYVGMAVSSWLVWRERGFSGAALPLFVFAVQLALNAAWSALFFGLQNPAAALVDIVLLWFAILLTAVLFWPINAWAAALMIPYLLWVSFAAALNFQIWRMNR